The genomic interval TTCGTTCACCCGCGCACGAAACCAACACCACCACCAGTACACCATGAACGGGGAGCTGCTGCAGCGTGTCACGGAGGTGAGGGACCTCGGCATCCACTTCACCAGCGACTTACAGTTTCGCAAACACGTGGTGAATATTTGTAAGAAGGCGTACAGGAATCTGGGATTTATGCTGCGTCAGGCAAATGACTTCACGAACATCAGTGCATTAAGGGCTTTGTACGAGGCTCTTGTGAAGAGTCATCTGGAATACAATGCGGCCATCTGGAGTCCAAGtgaaataaagtacaaaaaaatgattgagcgtatacataacaaatatatacgttttatgtatatgaaaatgtataagATATATCCGGGATATCCATTACTGTACCCCACCTTATTCTGCCTCGGTATGGTAGGTTACTACAGATTGGAAGTCAGACGTGAAGTGGCTTTGGCGACTTACCTGTTAAGAGTTCTGAGAGGTGACATAAAAAATTCGGGTCTTCTAACAGAGATAGGTTTTTGTGTACCGGACGAGTACGTGGGGCGGCGGCGCAGGCCGCGGCTGCTGGTGGTGCCGCGCGCGCGCACTAACCTGCTGCAGCGCGCACCGCTCACCCGCGCGCTGCGCACTCTCAACACGGTGGCTGACCACATCGACATATTTAACTGTACACTGAGCGAGTTCACAAGGGCCACTTACTGTGTAGTATGTAAGGattagtagttattttttactgtgTAGTTAAGATATAGTTAAGGAGAtattaattgtaagtaggtactaagtcGCATTAGATTTAAGTCTGTAAAGGCATAGTAACTtggagatgaataaataaaaaataaaaataaataaaaacaatacattttggcATTATAAATACAATTGTTACCATTTGCATAACCTAAAGCATATTAGCATAACCTAaacgggtataatttaggcggtcaccaaaaatatttttaagactctaggctgaggcaccaaataaaataaacaactccaaaaaaaataaattgactttattaaaagggcactaaagtatataatattatgatccaaaaaaaataaaataacattagaaaaatcgcaaatctcgcacacatattatttttggttcccaaaatggattaatggtcaattggtcaccaaattctatccaactaaaagattaatattactaccaaaaatcaaagttagtgacgaaaacgaatcgctgcataACCGACTCCGcttagtcttgtctgccctacccctagagtgcaattcaaaaccgcgtaggcgcggaggggcgaggcggcctgcgagctgaggcgcaggtagttttaaggctcgccgctgcggctgaggctggccggcggagccggccagcaagccgaagctgcggtggtgagcgtgaaaaccatctgcgacgataagctcgcatgggaccgccggagccccgcagcgccggagccgtgacagaagccatgcttgctgcatgttgcgtgcttacattttaaacgcactgagttacacacaaattcatataacaataaataagcgacgtaagtttgggaaccctagtatattaattggcatttaggaaatattctagcgatcgttagcttttttagtctaacaataatgaccaaattaggagtcgtggtattacataattggtaacatctaagtagtgacaatatataatatttggtctaaagagtattttaaaggcgtccataattttttttagtagtcaataataagaaaaaatggttttacctaataatatttttggaaacgttatttggtgaccatttatccattttggtaaccgtttagaatttttttggtagtaaaatagatacttttttgggtggtgtttaaacataagcctaACCTAAACCTAGTGaaccaaaaacatattttcttccTAATTCCcgtagattaaaaaaaaaatctttctgaTATTGATATGTACGTGTTTCATCTATTAAATAACACATAAATGATTCCTGTTCACACTTTGGCTTAACGATATATGGATTTCTGGCGGTCTCCtttgaagaaattaaaaagagaaaCTTGGAAAGAACGAAagctaaaaaaagaaaaatagtcgATATGAGcgaaaatgaaaaacaagatGTAAGAAAACAATGGAGACATgctaaacttaaaaaagttaaagaaaataaaccagTGGTATTCGAACCTGAAAAAGCACGTCGTTGCTATCGTAGTCAGGTAGGGCGAGATGTTGGGGCCTAACATGGCTCAAAGGACTATGTTCcagtttagttttttatttttcttatattggcATTACGtacttgatattttttgttaagtttttcttCTCTTACTTTTTATACGCCATTACTATATCACGCCACACAGTAttgtaaaaattcaattaaaacttataaaatatagaagCAAATCTATCATTTATGTCAAAATCAGAcacgagaaaataaaaaactaatagaaaaaaataaaattctgcgGCGAAAACGGTGCGTACAAAGACTGACTGTAGAGTTGAAAAGGCTTAAATCACAAAAGGAATGaagaaaaaacattgaaatcgaGGAACTTCACTATCCAAATGAACTTACCTACTCCTATGACAAAATCTAATATTTTCATTGAGATAGAACTTCCAGATATTTCAGAGGAAGCTAAAGACCGAGTCGATATGACTAGTTTTTGCTTGTAATTTATCTTGCAAGTAggtaaattaagaaaaaataaaaaacaaaagtaaacagttattatatttaatacgtAAAATCACATGTTACAAATTATTCATCCGACAGTGGTGATCCTTCCATTAATAGGTGGGTCACTGTCATAACCGCTTAAAATTTTGTTACagacaaaaatctaaaatttttctataaagttgagagcttattattattttttagtaaaaataataattaattatttattaacgtaTACTCATAATTAcagattcaataaaaataaactttccacaacacaattattatagaaaagtcAGCCTCGGCGGACTGTTACCGCTCACACTCTTCATACAAATTCGACCATTTATAAAAACCTTTCAAGGAAACTTAACGTTCGAGTATGTTTTCCTAAATTAGACATTTTAATCACTTCAATAActcaataataaacattatggtttataaataaatcacttttagcgtatattataatgttattaaaagcAACAACTATTTGGTggacaacatttatttttacaaaatatttgtgaaaacaataaaatgttgtgAACGGAACGTTATTCACGCGTCCAATAGTCCAGCGCAGCGCCATTTTGTCGCCGGCCGAACAGGATCGAAATTATTGCCCCTTGTTAAAAAGcgctaattattttaaagttgagTGTGTCTTTTCGGTTCCTTGTGgattttgtaagtaaaaaaacCTAAGtaattcattgtttatgttagaATTGTAAGTAATTAATCTATTTTCAATTGCAACTTcaacataacctcaaaatactGCTTGGCATGAAACAAATTGTCAGAAAAATCCACTCGGTGGACATCTTTTTGGTGGGCCGTGTGTCCACcaaatggatttttttttgctttgttcGACCGGGTTCTGCATGTGGGCTTTAACAGTAAAACTAGATATTTCActgcataataaaaatattgtcttcaGAAAGTGGTttgatacataaaaatatttactagatACTAGTTTGTTTTTTGCAATTTGGGTTTCTAAATTGGCTGATTAAGCAGGTATAAGCGAACACTTTAATCACATTTGGATATCATTATCAGGACGAAACCTGATGACTTTTAACATCTTGTGGTTGACTTCACCGTGAGAAATTCGTGTTTTGCTTtattaataaatctttattattgcTTCGCTCAAGCTCCTTCTCTTTTATACACAGGCAATGGTTAGAACTAGAAATAAATTGagtgaagatgaaaataaaaataaacgacgCGAGCAAAAGAAGTTAAGTATGAGGAGAGCAAGAGAAAAATTGAAGAAAGACCCAGTAGCGTTAGAAGAAAAGTGGAAGAAAGATAGAGAGTACTACCATAGGAAAAAATCGCAAGAGGAAATGAAGACAATAAATGATTTATCAGAGAGACAGCAGAGACAACTAAGAAACAAATGGAGAAAGGATGCAAAATTACGTAAAGACAGACTGAAGTTACTAAGAGAAACTGCACGATTCATAGATGAAAACCCCTCCAACAAGTTCAGCCAATTCATTATCATCAAAATTTACTTCCCGGGCTGCAGCAGGCCGGGCTGTAGCTGCGAAAATCAAAACTGAAGATTGTTGAAAACAAGCTTTCTAAGTACAAAATGCGCTTAAGTAGATTacagaagaaaaacaaagaaagaaaaaataaaatgatgaatttAGTGAAAAAAGACTTGAGTGATGcagttcaaatatttttactgagtGACGAATCAAGTCGTACCACAGCTGGAAATTCACAATCAACCCATTTTGGTGGATCTAAAGACCAGCTTCATTACACACTGGAGTATTCTATTATGCTGACGAAAATACTGAGGAGAAACGCATCGTTACAAAGTCTTTTTGTACGGTTAGCGAATATCTGAATCTTGTACCATGTTTCAGGAgaaggacataaaatacgtaaataatcgattggaattacagtagacgggaaatagctaatatgcactgtttttttgtcattgtaatgtcataGTATTTCAgtagtaatccaattttatgaatgatcgttgcgtatgctttgtgtttgcgtttgtgtgagggcgcagcacgatTTTAAGGCTAGTAAtacacgcgccaagtttaaatacggctagatgacattgaaggaaatccgaaaaaaaaaaaaatacgtaccaattttttgtagatttggGACGAGAATCATTAGCGTACGTAATtatttacgtccttgaatatggcacggatgcaaatcaacaacTTGTATATTTGTGCTCACTTAAAACCAATTATTGCAATGATAAAAACATTAGTGCCTAATTTAAAACGTCTCCACGTTTTAAGTGATGGTCTCTCGACgcaatacaaaaataagacCATGTTTCATTAGATTGCTGCTTACTTGGGTGAAGAAACACAggcaaataatataatgtgGCACTTTAGCGAGAGTGGCATGGGCATGGTAAAGGGGCCCCTGATGGTGTAGGAGGGTGCCTCAAGCGAACGGCTGATAAGCCTTTAGCTAAAGGAAATGATGTAAGCAATATCGATGAATTTATTGAATGTGTACATGAGAGCTGTAAAGGAATTGACGTAATAAATATCGATGATACTACAGCAAAAgaaattgaatacaaaattaaaaactgcaatatttGGCCTTTTCGTGGAAACTATGCAAGTACATCAAGTGACATGGGACATAACTTTTATTGTATTCTTACAGTAcaaacttcttcttcttcttagagtttatcccgtcttgtgacggggtccgctttccgtatcttcttcttccacttcttACAGTAAAAACTGCTAAAGCGAAGTGGAAAAAATTGCGTGACAATCATCGTGACGCAATTAAAAGACAAAGTTCTACCAGAAGTGGTCAGGCGGCAAAACAAACCTGCCAATGGAAGTATCAAAAAGTAATGGAGTTTTTGCTACCACATATGCAAAATAGAAAACGATACTCTTTCAGGAATGATTCAGAATCGATAAGAAGCCCTAATCAAGACACTGATACACAAATGTCAGCCTCGTCAGTTACTACACACGATCAACTGTAAAATGATTCAGAGCAAATTCAATTAGAAGATCTTCTTTCAAATGCTACACAATCTACCCAATCTTCCGGCCTTTCTTCGAAAGCTAAGAACAGAAATTGGACGATGTCTCCGAACTGctcaattacaaaataataaccagAAGCGAACGAAGGAACGAGCCGAGTTAAACAAATTCTTACAGCATCCGATAATTTAGATGACTTGGGTCATTTTTTTCTCTCCATGTCGAagacattgaaaaaaaatcctaattaTTTACAGCTTAAAGCTTATGGCTATAAATAATGACGCTAGTGTTGCTACACCTCTTTCACATGCGACTCCATCTACGTCTCAAGCTCAAGGTGAGTCATCTTCCGCCTGCACCGATGGTTTCACTCAATTTATACCAGCAACTCCTGTTCCGAATAGTCGTCCTCtagattgaaataaaaataatcaaatcaatcaatattttgcaaaaccgctgtcattaaataaaactgaaactcTTAATAAGTTGCTCCTACTAATTATTGTCAAAAATTATTTGCCTTTTACAATCGTCGAAAACGAATCGTTTAGAGCATTTATAAAAGAATTGTGTTCTGGAAGAAAAACGCTATGATGAGTTCAAATATTTCTTAACCTATAAATGTTCCCAGGACCATCTAGAGATGTTCTTTTCTTGCGTGAGAGCTCGCGGTGGAGCAAATGATAACCCCAGTGCAATGcaatttagatatattttgcGAAAGTTATTGTTCAAAAATAGTATTAAGTCCAGCATAAATGCCAATTGCACCACTGATGGTTATGAATAGACTCCTGTACTAGAATTTAGGAACACAAAGAGGGCTGTTGTGGAGGAATGTAATAGAGAGCAGTCAACATCAATAGATGATTTGTTGGATCTCGTAGATAACACAAGGTTTCAGATTTTAAactgaacattatttattatattgctgGATATATCGTGAATGGGATGATTGACAAAATTTCTTGTTCAAATTGTCGGGCGGTGTTATTGAATAACAAGACCATAGATCACAACTACTGTGTCGACATATCACAATTTTCTGCATTTACTGCTTTCATTGATAGAGGAAAACTTAAGCATGTTTCCAGATTTGTATTTGAAATTCTGAAGTACACTGAAAAACTGTTCATTACATTATCAAATCAATCATTAAAAGACaatcccaaaaataaaattatcatgtaTGTTGTCCAAGAATTTTATAGCAAACTACATACATTGTTAGATCCACCACATCCTCCTCAATCTATATTTGAAGATCCACATGATATGCAATTGGTGAAGGCGTTAGCGAATTCATATCTCAATTTACGTTTAACTCATTATGCAAAATTAGAATCAATGAAACATATAAGTAAAGCTGGGGTTGCAGCAGAAACTCcacaaaactgttttatttagcaATGTTTGATTTAGAATTAAACTTGAATGTAAacttaactgtttttttcttACCTAATACCCTTAAATATACCGCAATAGGTAGCTTATCGTAATTTTATCTCAGTCCAGCTAGATGTCGTGTCCTACAAGACCCATTAGGTAAGTACCAAAGAGAAAGTAAACTCCACTTCTATGAAACGGGACTCCTTGGAACAAAAACGTACTGATATTATATCCAACATCGTATACAGTTTTTAAAGATCTCCATTAAAACGATGCCACATaccatacattttcaaaacacaaaaattactACGAAGTTGCGGTGGACTGGTAAGTAGCTACCTATATGACGCGAGTGTGAAAAGCAAGCAAAAACAGGAAATGTATAATGCCGCTAAGggcaagttatattttttttgttgattttttatcGAAAATGCTTACCTGACGTCAGCAGATCATTGCTTCAGATGGATTTTAATCGAAGCAATGATCTGCTGACGTAAGGTCacaaatcattttttataattattgtccttaaattatcataaaatattgtcacCAGTGACAGAAAGGGATAGCAGCACCTCCAAGGTCAACGTAAGTACACTactaacattatttatgtttatccATAACGGATTatagagtaaatatttttaattctgcTATTACTACTATGAACTCTAAACACATAACACACAACACAACGAATTAACATTAGGATTAGTAATCAAGTGTCATTGATTTGTGCATTTTTGACCAGCAAAATACACAAATCAATGACACTTGATTACTAATGCTAGCTTATAGATAGCTCAGCAAAATTTTCATcttgttatcatcatcatcatgtttcATGTTGTTATCTTCAGTAACTTTGAGTAGGCTTATTTCAAAAGCTGGTTTGAAGCCAGGatttaatgaaaacatttttaacaaattgcATGAAAAATGAAAAGGAATGAAAGAACATGAAAAATGATGTACAGTAATATTCGATGAGATGGCTATCACTCCGCACTTCGACTACAACAGAAGAAAAGACCGAATAACGGGATTTGTAATTATAAAGGAGAATCAGTAAGAAAAACTGCAGATCATGTGTTGGTATTCATGATCAGAGGCATTGTAAAAAACTACAAACAGCCGATTTTCTACTCATTTTCTGCTGAGTACACGAAAAGAAGTTTTGGCACGACTGATAAAACAAATAATCCGAAACAGAATAGGATTTACTGTTATGGCTACTGTATGTGACCAGGGAACGTCAAAATTAAGCgcaatcaattatttaattgaagacACTCGACAGAAGTActtaagaaacaataaaattttaaaacactcaATATTTGAGGTTGAAGGGAAGACTGTGATTCCATTATATGACCtccctcatttattgaaagggtTACGaaatatacttataacaaaaaaaattaaatattccatGGATGGCCAAGAAAAAGTAGCAAAGTGGGAACACATACAATTATTATATAGAAACAACCCAACCTACAAAGGACTGAAACTTATAAAAAGTCTTGAGAATCACTGCAATAAAGATAAGATACCTAAAATGAAAGTAAAgcacaatgctattctttgtatggaagttgggctcaaaGATTACCCACAATAACTGCATAGTGTACAATGTTCTATAGGCTTATATTAGTACCCAAACCAAAGTATTTCAAAATCtatcccaggagtcctgagaaaaacttGTTTGACTCTTGTTCAATATTAGgaaaaatatgcttacgaaCTCTTGACTATTCTACTTATAGTGGAATAGTCTACCGCGCACTTGCAGATTTCATCTTTTCCTTGCTTTGCACATTTGTAACATCATTCTTAACCATTTTCATTATCATAAGCAGTCAGAGTTATTCTCATTATTTTGCTTATCCCCGTATCTTATTtgtatacattttatataaaatttcattttcgGCTGTTTACATTCGCCTTGAGCGCACTGCGTTTCTGCTTCCTGCTTCCGCGGCAAACACAGTCGGAGGAGGACATTCAAGCATGGATACTTTATTTGAATGGACGTGAATTCCAGAGTCCCAAAGTTCGTGCTTAAACTCCGGGCCACTGCTGATCCGTTGACCGAACGTCAACAGGCACCGAGAGGCACCGTGCACCCACTACCCTCTACCATACTGCATCACCATCTGCGGGTCGTCCACCCAGAAGCGCCTCCTCGGCTGAGCGTCATCACCGGACATCTCTCCACGTGAAGCCAGGACAGTGCTAGCGCGCTTACCTCCGTAGAGCAATTTAAATTTAACTGACGGGCATCCGGATCGCGACCTTACCAATAAATTTTTATGTACACAATGtggagtttaatttaaaactaaacctACCACACGCTAGACGTGCTACACGTCATTTAAAGGTACGCTCGAAAGTCACCAAATTACATGGCATAAACAAAATCCTCATGTTATCCATGCCAGAAGATTAAGCTGTTTGAATTGTGCAGCtcatgaaatattaatttgaaattggaCACATACAAAAGAAAGAAATTGGATACAGTTTAAAGCTCCTACATAGGCGATGAAGCATTCCCTTTATCAGCTTATATGCAACGACCTTACCCGGGAAAACATTTACCACACCAACAAAGAGTGTACAATTACAGACTAAGCCGTGCAAGAAGGTACATAGAGTGCAGTTTCGGCATCATGCCAAACAAGTGGAGAATTTTTCATAGACCTTTGAATGTGGGATTAGATTTGagtgaagaaataataaaaacttgttgCATACTACATAATTTTGTTAGGTCAAGAAAGATTTAAACAATACGCGCTGAAACCAACATACCATCGAATTCCGCAACAgtgaataatgaaaatatagatATACAAGAAATCATACGGCTATCGACCGGATTCGCTGAAAGAAATAAATTTGCTAATTACTTCGTTTCAAGTCTTGGTTCATTAACATGGTAAAGtgacaaaatataaaagtttacacttacactcttcatttttttctcttgttgtttttatttaaaactctcGAATAAACAAAGTACACACCTCTTCCCAAGCCTTTCTTTTAAGAATGCGATCACTATATTCTCTTTTTGACATATCCCACAAC from Helicoverpa armigera isolate CAAS_96S chromosome 19, ASM3070526v1, whole genome shotgun sequence carries:
- the LOC135118255 gene encoding uncharacterized protein LOC135118255, which produces MRRAREKLKKDPVALEEKWKKDREYYHRKKSQEEMKTINDLSERQQRQLRNKWRKDAKLRKDRLKLLRETARFIDENPSNKFSQFIIIKIYFPGCSRPGLYSYSTNFFFFLEFIPSCDGVRFPYLLLPLLTVKTAKAKWKKLRDNHRDAIKRQSSTRSGQAAKQTCQWKYQKVMEFLLPHMQNRKRYSFRNDSESIRSPNQDTDTQMSASSVTTHDQLRVKQILTASDNLDDLGHFFLSMSKTLKKNPNYLQLKAYGYK